A genome region from Pangasianodon hypophthalmus isolate fPanHyp1 chromosome 11, fPanHyp1.pri, whole genome shotgun sequence includes the following:
- the r3hdm4 gene encoding R3H domain-containing protein 4 has translation MVVLNSNASNEEHDIILIEERCSSLPSSPAKRVSPAKRKQFFISQAIRNSDLTPKAKGKKSLRRQENTRYLDNLLERDECSKDETEVHETASPTVFTEACTNGNYVEYWSDFMNRSGEEQEKLLALLDEETTRQSNSSKAPKDQRELNPAFTAQECFQRIDRKLRATLKRKHIPKTTLELLESDLLTFFEAHPQSIYVTKLSNSFERLLLHAICQYMDLASASTDCNGARQTKVVNKQEEFLPPSPLLSAYLEQRS, from the exons CCTGATAGAAGAGCGCTGCTCCTCGTTGCCCAGCTCTCCTGCCAAACGGGTATCTCCAGCCAAAAGGAAGCAATTCTTTATAAGCCAGGCCATAcgaaactctgaccttacaccCAAAGCCAAGGgtaaaaaaagtttgagaagaCAGGAGAACA ctCGCTACCTGGATAATCTTCTGGAGCGGGATGAGTGCTCCAAAGATGAGACTGAAGTACACGAGACGGCCTCGCCGACTGTTTTCACTGAAGCATGCACCAATGGAAACTATGTGGAG TACTGGAGTGACTTCATGAACCGCTCAGGAGAGGAGCAGGAGAAACTGTTGGCCCTGCTGGATGAGGAGACAACAAGACAGAGTAACTCTAGCAAGGCCCCAAAAGACCAGAGAGAGT TGAACCCTGCCTTCACCGCTCAGGAATGCTTCCAAAGAATTGATCGGAAGTTGCGTGCAACATTGAAACGCAAACATATTCCCAAG ACGACATTGGAGCTTCTGGAGAGTGACCTGCTGACCTTTTTTGAAGCTCACCCGCAATCTATATACGTCACCAAACTTAGCAACAG TTTTGAGAGACTGTTGCTTCATGCCATTTGCCAGTACATGGACCTCGCCTCAGCCA GCACTGACTGTAATGGCGCACGACAGACAAAGGTTGTGAACAAGCAAGAGGAGTTCCTCCCTCCTTCACCATTGCTCTCGGCTTATTTGGAGCAGAGGAGCTGA
- the LOC113531697 gene encoding G-protein coupled receptor 54, whose product MNGSVNSTNESCAARAVCEEDARAPAIPYLVDAWLVPLVFALIMVLGLFGNSLVLYVISKHKKMWTATNIYIANLAMTDITFLVCCVPFTAVLYPLPSWIFGNFMCKFVSYIQQVSAQATCVTLTVMSVDRWYVTVYPLRSLQCRTPRVATMVNLGIWIGSFLVSLPVPLYTRTLAGEWFGPQVFCTEIFPTTTHKKAFILYNFLAVYMLPLVTICVCYLVMLYQMGRPAVEPVDNNYQLQVQTERSAAVRAKVSRMVLVIVQLFILCWGPIQLFILAQAFSPHFRQDYYTYKVKIWAHCMSYSNSCINPIVYAFMGANFRKAFKKTCHCCFKQRVNVAQLPNANGNTEMHYVS is encoded by the exons ATGAATGGTTCAGTTAATTCTACCAATGAGTCTTGTGCTGCTCGGGCTGTGTGTGAGGAAGACGCGCGCGCTCCCGCGATTCCCTACCTGGTGGACGCCTGGCTCGTGCCGCTGGTCTTCGCGCTCATCATGGTGCTGGGACTGTTTGGAAATTCCCTGGTTCTGTATGTGATTTCtaaacacaagaaaatgtgGACAGCGACAAATATCTATATAG CTAACCTGGCGATGACGGACATCACCTTTCTGGTTTGCTGTGTGCCTTTCACTGCTGTGCTTTATCCGTTACCAAGCTGGATCTTTGGAAATTTCATGTGTAAATTTGTCAGCTACATCCAACAG GTATCTGCACAGGCCACTTGTGTAACACTGACAGTGATGAGTGTGGATCGCTGGTACGTCACTGTGTATCCGCTGCGCTCCTTGCAGTGTCGTACACCGAGAGTTGCCACCATGGTGAACCTGGGAATCTGGATAG GATCTTTCTTGGTGTCCCTGCCAGTGCCACTGTACACAAGGACTTTAGCTGGAGAATGGTTTGGTCCTCAGGTATTCTGCACGGAGATTTTTCccacaacaacacacaagaAAGCCTTCATCCTATACAACTTCCTGGCTGTGTATATGCTCCCGCTGGTgactatctgtgtgtgttatctggTCATGTTGTACCAGATGGGCCGGCCAGCTGTGGAGCCTGTTGACAATAATTATCAG CTCCAGGTTCAGACAGAGCGCAGCGCTGCTGTAAGAGCTAAAGTGTCCCGTATGGTGCTGGTGATTGTACAGCTGTTTATTCTGTGCTGGGGTCCCATCCAGCTGTTCATCCTGGCGCAGGCATTTAGCCCACACTTCCGTCAGGACTATTACACATACAAAGTGAAGATATGGGCACACTGCATGTCCTACAGCAACTCGTGCATTAATCCCATAGTCTACGCCTTCATGGGTGCCAACTTCCGCAAGGCCTTCAAGAAAACTTGCCATTGCTGTTTCAAACAGCGGGTAAATGTCGCCCAACTGCCAAACGCAAATGGAAACACTGAGATGCACTATGTGTCATAG